From Oscillospiraceae bacterium CM, a single genomic window includes:
- a CDS encoding LysM peptidoglycan-binding domain-containing protein: MTIYTVRRGDSLYAIANKYGVSVDALVYDNQIRDPLRLVEGQALFIPVTSVAYQVKPGDSLYTIARTYGTSVAALVAANPSLTDRSRLYPGQTITIPFPDVMLGSVSVNGFTVTAPKEALRESYPSLTYISLFSWMADEGGGITPVKDDVLRQEARRAGVAPMLCVTNIQPSGGFSSDIAHALLTDETVQDTFITNMMAALRQRDYEGVIFDLEYIYPYDRESYNQFLRRVVPLLHNEGYIVMTAIAPKLSASQVGTLYEAHDYPVHGALVDFVIIMTYEWGYIAGPAMAVAPIDQVRKVLDYAVTAIPARKILMGMPNYGYDWTLPFVQGSTARPLSNTEAVELASDVGALIRYDEKSQAPFFNYYDRQGKRHEVWFDDARSIQARLRLMNEYGLGGLSYWTLDDLFRAQFLVLNAMYRINKVV; this comes from the coding sequence TTGACCATATACACCGTCAGGCGGGGTGACAGCCTGTATGCTATTGCCAATAAATATGGCGTATCGGTTGACGCGCTCGTCTATGACAATCAGATTCGCGACCCGCTGCGCCTTGTGGAGGGCCAGGCACTTTTCATCCCCGTGACGAGCGTTGCCTATCAGGTGAAGCCGGGCGATAGCCTTTATACCATTGCGCGTACTTACGGCACCAGCGTCGCCGCCCTTGTCGCCGCCAATCCGTCCCTGACGGACCGTTCCAGATTATACCCCGGCCAGACGATCACCATACCGTTCCCGGACGTCATGCTCGGGTCTGTCAGCGTCAACGGTTTTACCGTCACCGCACCGAAGGAGGCGTTGCGGGAATCGTATCCGTCTCTGACGTACATAAGCCTCTTCTCCTGGATGGCCGATGAAGGCGGCGGTATTACGCCGGTCAAAGACGATGTGCTCCGGCAAGAGGCCAGACGCGCCGGTGTCGCGCCAATGCTGTGTGTCACCAATATCCAGCCAAGCGGCGGCTTTTCCAGCGACATAGCCCACGCGCTTTTAACAGATGAAACGGTTCAGGATACATTTATAACGAACATGATGGCGGCCCTCCGCCAGCGGGATTATGAAGGCGTCATCTTTGATCTTGAGTATATCTATCCTTATGACCGCGAAAGCTACAATCAGTTTTTGCGCCGTGTCGTCCCGCTGCTGCATAACGAGGGATACATCGTCATGACGGCCATCGCCCCGAAGCTCTCGGCATCACAGGTCGGCACGCTATATGAGGCGCATGACTATCCCGTGCACGGTGCGCTCGTTGATTTTGTCATCATCATGACGTATGAATGGGGGTATATCGCCGGGCCGGCGATGGCAGTTGCCCCGATCGATCAGGTTCGGAAAGTGCTTGATTACGCCGTCACCGCTATTCCGGCGCGGAAAATACTGATGGGGATGCCGAACTACGGGTATGACTGGACACTGCCGTTTGTACAGGGGTCGACAGCCCGGCCGCTTTCCAACACCGAGGCGGTTGAACTGGCTTCAGACGTGGGTGCCCTGATCCGCTACGACGAAAAGTCGCAGGCACCATTTTTCAACTATTATGACCGGCAGGGCAAACGGCACGAGGTGTGGTTTGACGACGCGCGCAGTATTCAGGCACGGCTCCGGCTCATGAATGAATATGGCCTTGGCGGCCTGAGCTACTGGACGCTTGACGATCTCTTCAGAGCGCAATTTCTCGTGCTCAACGCGATGTACCGCATCAACAAGGTCGTCTGA
- the pyrB gene encoding aspartate carbamoyltransferase — protein MRHLISIEDVTVSWWDELYALCCDIIAHPNDFSLSCSGRVMASLFYEPSTRTNFSFQSAMMRLGGSVFGFSEPSATSMAKGESLADTVRMMSSYADTIVIRSPHEGAALAASLYSEVPIINAGDGGHFHPTQTLTDLTTISQKRGGIKNLHVGLCGDLKNGRTVHSLILALSKFPDIKFYLIAPRELAMPDYMTEYLKANHQNFVEVTNLEETLPELDVLYMTRIQRERFNDPAEFERLKSIYVLTRDKLRHAKADMLVMHPLPRLDEIARDVDDDPRAVYFEQARYGMFIRMALLYKMSHFERQATGPAGFDTPRCCQNSRCITASELYLPPLVKAGSCAYCDKKILTF, from the coding sequence CTGCGGCATCTCATCAGCATTGAGGATGTCACCGTATCGTGGTGGGACGAGCTGTACGCCCTCTGCTGCGACATCATTGCACATCCGAACGACTTTAGCCTCTCCTGCAGCGGCAGGGTAATGGCTTCGCTCTTTTACGAGCCGAGTACGCGGACGAATTTCTCCTTTCAGTCGGCCATGATGCGTCTTGGCGGCAGTGTATTCGGCTTTTCAGAGCCGAGCGCGACGTCAATGGCCAAGGGGGAATCGCTTGCCGATACGGTGCGCATGATGAGCTCATACGCCGACACCATCGTTATCCGCAGCCCACACGAAGGCGCGGCGCTCGCGGCGTCGCTTTACTCCGAGGTGCCGATCATCAATGCCGGTGACGGCGGCCATTTCCACCCGACCCAAACGCTGACGGATCTTACGACGATATCGCAAAAGCGCGGCGGCATCAAGAATCTGCACGTTGGTCTCTGCGGCGATTTGAAAAACGGGCGGACGGTGCACTCACTCATTCTGGCGCTTTCCAAATTCCCGGACATTAAGTTTTACCTTATAGCCCCGCGCGAGCTGGCCATGCCGGACTATATGACGGAGTATTTAAAGGCCAACCATCAGAACTTTGTCGAAGTGACGAATCTGGAAGAGACGCTGCCGGAGCTTGACGTTTTGTATATGACACGCATCCAGCGCGAGCGGTTTAATGATCCTGCCGAGTTCGAGCGTCTTAAAAGCATTTACGTTCTGACGCGGGATAAGCTCCGTCACGCCAAGGCGGACATGCTTGTCATGCACCCGCTGCCACGGCTGGACGAAATCGCACGCGACGTGGATGACGACCCGCGTGCCGTTTACTTTGAGCAGGCGCGCTACGGTATGTTTATCCGCATGGCGCTGCTCTATAAAATGAGCCATTTCGAGCGGCAGGCAACAGGCCCGGCCGGTTTTGACACGCCGCGCTGCTGCCAAAATTCCAGATGTATTACGGCCTCAGAGCTCTATTTGCCGCCGCTTGTTAAAGCGGGCAGCTGCGCCTACTGTGATAAAAAGATATTGACATTTTAA
- a CDS encoding DUF896 domain-containing protein: protein MEQVKIDRLNELARKAKTTLLTDSEKEEQKALRAEYLCAVRACLEETLDNTVIERPDGTKEKLKRREQSS from the coding sequence ATGGAACAGGTAAAAATCGACAGGCTGAATGAACTGGCCCGCAAAGCGAAAACAACATTGCTGACGGATTCGGAGAAAGAAGAGCAGAAAGCGCTGCGTGCGGAATACTTGTGCGCCGTCCGTGCCTGCCTGGAAGAGACGCTTGACAACACCGTCATAGAGCGCCCCGACGGCACGAAGGAAAAGCTCAAACGCCGGGAGCAATCATCATGA
- a CDS encoding CvpA family protein — translation MSIAIDIILVLLVAFSAWRGYKNGFIRGIFGLLSIIAAIYGASLAASAFSSEVTGMIEPFVAGVVDKASTDVLKSGEAKTQDAVIKETDKTDVYKVSFAMLRDVGVAKSAASHLAEKVSAEITTVGRQMTDYLTNRLSDALSYVIVFALAFLLLTVIFAFVGNIINLAFSIPGVALPDQVIGLILGFAKGVLIVFALAVIVRYLGILSAGTIEKTTVLKYILNVNPLSSILGI, via the coding sequence TTGAGCATTGCCATTGACATCATTCTCGTCTTACTTGTTGCGTTTTCCGCCTGGAGAGGGTACAAAAACGGCTTCATCCGCGGTATCTTCGGGCTTCTTTCCATTATTGCTGCAATTTATGGCGCATCACTGGCGGCCTCGGCTTTTTCCAGTGAAGTGACCGGTATGATCGAACCGTTCGTCGCGGGCGTCGTCGACAAGGCTTCAACAGACGTGCTCAAAAGCGGTGAGGCTAAAACGCAGGACGCCGTTATTAAGGAAACCGACAAAACAGACGTTTACAAGGTCAGCTTTGCGATGCTCCGAGACGTGGGTGTTGCCAAAAGCGCGGCTTCTCATCTGGCTGAAAAGGTCAGCGCGGAAATTACGACGGTTGGTCGGCAGATGACGGACTATCTGACGAATCGCCTGAGTGATGCGCTGTCGTACGTGATTGTCTTTGCGCTGGCGTTTTTGCTGCTGACCGTTATATTCGCGTTTGTGGGGAATATCATAAACCTTGCCTTTTCGATCCCGGGCGTTGCGCTACCGGATCAGGTCATCGGGCTGATTCTTGGCTTTGCAAAGGGCGTTCTCATCGTGTTTGCGCTGGCTGTCATTGTCCGTTATCTCGGCATTTTGTCCGCCGGGACGATTGAAAAAACGACGGTGCTGAAATACATACTCAACGTTAATCCGCTCTCAAGTATTCTCGGCATATAA
- a CDS encoding Abi family protein — protein sequence MEVKQPTTYEQQIIKLRARGCQISDDGECQKILQNVNYYRLTAYFLPFKKADDTYFDVTIERIYNIYEFDRKLRRILLTAIEEIEIKLRTRLAYYHSHEYGALGYKDSNNFNQKHKHELFENKIKAEISNNRNVLYVKHHLENYEGQFPIWVAVELFTFGMLSFFFADLKGVDRRSVAENDFAVNADVLQSWLACCTDIRNICAHYGRLYYRRFSKFPKTPERYRQLSNTVFDYICIIKYLFPDKQRWNSETLTALEALINEYDGVIKLNHIGFPTNWTDLLNSTEKLDTTNNLVSTQMTTKKR from the coding sequence GTGGAGGTAAAGCAACCGACAACATACGAGCAGCAAATAATAAAATTAAGAGCTCGTGGGTGCCAGATTTCTGATGATGGGGAATGCCAAAAAATTCTTCAAAATGTCAACTACTATAGACTTACCGCATATTTTTTACCCTTCAAAAAAGCTGATGATACATATTTTGACGTCACTATTGAACGAATATATAACATTTACGAATTTGACCGGAAATTGCGACGAATCCTTTTAACTGCTATAGAGGAGATTGAAATAAAACTTAGGACAAGATTAGCGTACTATCACTCGCATGAATATGGCGCGTTGGGCTATAAAGACAGCAACAACTTCAACCAGAAACACAAACATGAACTTTTTGAAAATAAGATTAAGGCTGAAATTAGTAATAATAGAAATGTCCTATACGTTAAGCACCACCTCGAGAACTATGAGGGTCAATTCCCGATATGGGTTGCAGTTGAATTGTTTACATTTGGGATGTTATCATTTTTCTTTGCTGATTTAAAGGGTGTAGACCGTCGATCAGTTGCAGAAAATGATTTTGCCGTTAATGCAGATGTATTACAGAGCTGGCTGGCTTGCTGTACGGACATACGAAATATTTGCGCGCATTATGGGCGGTTATATTACCGGAGATTTTCAAAATTTCCAAAAACGCCAGAAAGATACCGCCAACTGAGCAATACAGTATTTGATTATATTTGCATAATAAAATACCTATTTCCAGATAAACAACGATGGAATAGTGAGACATTAACGGCACTTGAGGCTCTGATAAATGAGTACGATGGTGTTATTAAACTTAACCATATTGGATTTCCTACAAATTGGACAGACTTATTAAACAGTACTGAAAAACTAGATACTACAAATAACCTAGTTTCCACACAAATGACAACAAAAAAGCGGTAA
- the pgsA gene encoding CDP-diacylglycerol--glycerol-3-phosphate 3-phosphatidyltransferase, with product MKNVPNILSIIRIFLVPAFVMIYFYESGAIKVYAAAVYAVASFTDFLDGYVARKYHLITNLGKILDPVGDKLMTLAALICITISGVIPVWAVVVVLIKEMMMLIGGFIIRQKRGGEIPPSNIIGKTSTVVFFVICVTLMLVKDIPEPAATAMISAAILLMLTALFSYTITFIHIMKKRGG from the coding sequence ATGAAAAACGTACCGAACATCCTGTCGATCATCCGGATCTTCCTTGTTCCCGCCTTCGTCATGATATACTTTTACGAATCGGGGGCGATCAAGGTTTACGCGGCGGCAGTCTATGCCGTGGCCTCGTTTACGGATTTTCTGGACGGTTATGTCGCCAGGAAATATCATTTGATTACAAATCTTGGCAAGATACTCGACCCGGTTGGTGATAAGCTGATGACGCTCGCTGCCCTGATCTGCATCACCATCAGCGGTGTCATACCCGTTTGGGCTGTCGTCGTCGTTTTAATAAAAGAGATGATGATGCTCATCGGCGGCTTCATCATCCGCCAAAAAAGAGGCGGAGAAATTCCGCCGTCCAATATTATTGGGAAGACTTCCACCGTTGTGTTTTTCGTGATCTGTGTTACACTGATGTTAGTTAAGGACATACCGGAGCCTGCCGCAACGGCTATGATCTCCGCCGCCATCCTTTTGATGCTGACGGCGCTGTTTAGCTATACCATCACCTTTATTCATATCATGAAGAAGCGCGGCGGCTGA
- a CDS encoding ATP-dependent Clp protease ATP-binding subunit — MRPTICARCKKNAAVIFITKIENGVSTNEGLCLKCAKELNIKPVEDIIKKMGLTDEDLDSLTDEMMEAMGGVESLTESENGEEEGKTATFPFLNRLFSGPDDPAAPNEFPRPGREQKEKDSAGQNSKKKKYLESYCISLTQRAREGKLDRMVGRAVETERVIQILNRRQKNNPCLIGEPGVGKTAIAEGLAQRICDGQVPYKLRDKEVYLLDLTALVAGTQFRGQFESRMKGLIEEIKAQQNIILVIDEVHNLVGAGDAEGSMNAANILKPALSRGEIQVIGATTFTEYRKHIEKDTALERRFQPVTVNEPSIAESVEIIKGIKHYYEKFHGVKISDEIARQAVVLSERYITDRFLPDKAIDLIDEACSDMNLKSEQIARMDMIRKEKADLLKERELLLSSAESGDDYARLATIRSRDMQISDELARLETKGNPELTIDNLARVIELWTKIPAASIREDEYKRLNELDKRLKTHIIGQDEAVDAVCAAIRRNRVGISAKHKPVSFIFIGSTGVGKTELVKRLAEDLFDAPEALIRLDMSEFMEKHAVSRIIGSPPGYVGYDEAGQLTEKIRRRPYSVILFDEIEKAHPDVMNILLQILDDGHITDAHGRTVNFENTVIIMTTNAGSDRKDGAVGFNRSINEQGKEKAIKALNDFLRPEFINRIDELVYFNHLSEEDFKKIARLMLDELRDVMLEKKLELQYDDSLIDYLVKKSFSQTYGARNLRRLIQREVEDRIASEIIANYTRQTSRIGLTAVSGEIEILAA, encoded by the coding sequence ATGCGACCAACAATTTGTGCACGATGCAAAAAGAATGCCGCTGTGATCTTTATAACAAAAATTGAGAACGGCGTATCGACAAACGAGGGCCTGTGCTTAAAATGTGCCAAGGAACTCAATATCAAGCCGGTTGAAGATATCATCAAAAAAATGGGGCTGACCGACGAAGACCTAGACAGTCTGACTGATGAGATGATGGAAGCTATGGGCGGCGTTGAAAGTCTGACGGAATCGGAAAACGGCGAGGAGGAAGGCAAGACGGCCACCTTTCCATTTTTGAACAGGCTCTTCAGCGGGCCGGACGATCCGGCCGCGCCGAATGAATTCCCGCGCCCCGGCCGGGAGCAAAAAGAAAAGGATTCCGCCGGCCAAAACAGCAAAAAGAAAAAGTATCTGGAGAGCTACTGCATCTCCCTGACGCAGCGCGCCCGCGAGGGCAAGCTTGACCGCATGGTCGGGCGGGCGGTGGAGACAGAGCGCGTCATTCAAATTTTAAACAGGCGGCAGAAAAACAACCCCTGTCTCATCGGTGAGCCCGGCGTGGGTAAAACGGCGATTGCCGAGGGCCTCGCACAGCGCATCTGCGACGGGCAGGTGCCGTATAAGCTGCGTGACAAAGAGGTCTATCTCCTTGACCTGACGGCGCTCGTCGCCGGGACGCAGTTCCGCGGCCAGTTTGAAAGCCGCATGAAGGGCCTTATCGAGGAGATTAAAGCACAGCAGAACATCATCCTTGTGATCGACGAGGTGCACAATCTCGTCGGCGCGGGAGATGCCGAAGGCTCGATGAATGCGGCCAATATTTTAAAGCCCGCCCTCTCGCGCGGCGAGATTCAGGTCATCGGCGCCACGACGTTTACTGAGTACAGAAAGCACATCGAAAAGGACACGGCCTTAGAGCGCCGCTTCCAGCCGGTCACCGTCAACGAGCCCTCGATTGCCGAATCGGTGGAGATCATCAAGGGCATCAAGCACTATTACGAAAAATTCCATGGTGTGAAGATTTCCGACGAGATCGCCCGGCAGGCGGTCGTCCTCTCCGAGCGGTACATTACTGACCGCTTCCTGCCCGATAAGGCGATTGATCTTATTGACGAGGCCTGCTCCGATATGAACCTGAAAAGTGAGCAGATCGCCCGTATGGATATGATCCGCAAGGAAAAGGCCGACCTTTTGAAAGAGCGTGAGCTTCTGTTGTCGAGCGCGGAGAGCGGGGATGACTATGCCCGTCTTGCCACGATCCGCAGCCGTGATATGCAGATATCTGATGAGCTGGCGCGCCTGGAGACGAAGGGAAACCCAGAGCTCACCATTGATAACCTCGCCCGCGTGATCGAGCTGTGGACAAAAATTCCCGCAGCGAGTATCCGCGAGGACGAATATAAACGCCTCAACGAGCTCGATAAGCGCCTGAAAACGCACATTATCGGGCAGGACGAGGCGGTAGATGCCGTCTGTGCCGCCATCCGCCGCAACCGCGTCGGCATATCGGCAAAGCATAAGCCGGTCTCCTTCATCTTCATCGGCTCGACGGGCGTGGGCAAGACCGAGCTCGTCAAGCGCCTGGCGGAGGACTTGTTCGACGCGCCGGAGGCGCTCATCCGGCTTGATATGTCGGAGTTTATGGAAAAGCACGCCGTCTCTCGCATTATCGGCTCGCCCCCGGGCTATGTGGGATACGACGAGGCGGGACAGCTGACAGAGAAAATCCGGCGGCGGCCTTACAGCGTCATCTTATTTGACGAAATCGAAAAGGCACACCCCGACGTGATGAATATCCTTCTTCAGATTCTGGACGACGGCCATATTACCGATGCACACGGCCGCACCGTTAACTTTGAAAACACCGTCATCATCATGACGACGAATGCCGGCAGCGACCGGAAGGACGGGGCCGTCGGCTTTAACCGCTCGATCAATGAGCAGGGGAAGGAAAAAGCCATCAAGGCGCTCAACGATTTCCTGCGCCCGGAATTCATCAACCGTATCGACGAGCTCGTCTACTTCAATCATCTCTCCGAAGAGGACTTCAAGAAGATCGCCCGCCTCATGCTTGACGAGCTGCGTGATGTGATGCTTGAGAAGAAGCTTGAACTCCAGTATGACGACAGCCTTATTGATTATCTTGTCAAAAAGTCGTTTTCACAAACATACGGCGCCCGAAATCTGCGCCGCCTCATCCAACGTGAGGTGGAAGACCGGATCGCCTCTGAGATCATCGCCAATTATACCCGCCAGACGAGCCGCATTGGCCTCACCGCCGTCAGCGGCGAGATTGAAATCCTGGCTGCGTAA
- the truA gene encoding tRNA pseudouridine(38-40) synthase TruA translates to MRNIALRLMYDGTNYHGWQEQKTDVTVAGTVRTALEALCKHPVKLTGCGRTDAGVHAECYCANFRTTARIPADRLPLALNTLLPPDIAAVAAVDTSDDFNAILSCVKKEYTYRVYNDRRRNPFYADRALFYPVPLDIMSMAAAARHFVGTHDFKAVRSVGTETKTTVRTVFWFDVEQNGPLVELRVCADGFLYNMARAMAGTLLYVSEGKIEPSEIPGLLEAGDRRLTGPTVPPGGLYLTRLWYDGLVGAMMRE, encoded by the coding sequence ATGAGAAATATTGCGCTGCGTTTGATGTACGACGGGACAAACTATCACGGCTGGCAGGAACAGAAAACTGATGTGACGGTTGCCGGTACAGTTCGCACAGCCCTGGAAGCGCTTTGCAAGCATCCCGTGAAACTGACGGGGTGCGGGCGGACGGACGCAGGCGTTCACGCTGAGTGCTACTGCGCGAATTTTAGAACAACGGCGCGCATTCCGGCCGACAGGCTGCCGCTGGCGCTCAATACGCTGCTGCCGCCCGATATCGCCGCCGTAGCTGCCGTTGACACATCGGATGATTTCAACGCCATCCTGTCCTGCGTTAAAAAAGAATATACCTACCGTGTCTATAATGACAGACGCCGTAATCCGTTTTATGCCGACAGGGCGCTGTTTTATCCCGTACCGCTTGACATCATGTCGATGGCGGCGGCGGCGCGCCATTTTGTCGGAACGCACGACTTCAAAGCCGTCCGCTCCGTGGGAACCGAAACGAAGACGACGGTACGGACTGTTTTTTGGTTTGACGTTGAGCAAAACGGCCCGCTTGTTGAGCTGCGCGTTTGCGCCGACGGCTTCCTATATAACATGGCGCGTGCCATGGCGGGAACACTCCTGTATGTCTCCGAGGGGAAAATAGAGCCAAGTGAGATACCGGGGCTTTTGGAGGCAGGCGACAGGCGTTTAACAGGCCCCACCGTCCCGCCCGGCGGGCTGTACCTGACACGGCTGTGGTATGACGGCCTCGTCGGCGCAATGATGCGGGAATAG
- the asnS gene encoding asparagine--tRNA ligase: MIRDQYTLIDDLFKQPPADGDDVALRGWIRTNRDNGHIGFIDLNDGSCFLGCQIVYDMDENNILKDASKFPTGAAIRVSGRFVATPGAKQPFEVRAAAITLFGGCDPDYPMQKKRHSLEFLREIPHLRPRTNTFSALFRVRSLVFGAVHAYLQSHGFLYITPPIITGNDAEGAGEIFTVTTRADSDYEKDFFGRHACLTVSGQLHIEPFALSCDKVYSFGPTFRAENSNTTTHASEFWMAEPEMAFADLDDDMAVMEDLIRSCVKTVLQGAGAELRFFNDFIDKDKSLISRLQAVAETPFQVITYTEAIDRLKKSGESFRYPVEWGTDLKTEHERYICEKVAQGPVFITDYPKDIKAFYMRLNDDGKTVAACDLLVPGVGELIGGSQREERHDVLLRRMQEMNVPADALSWYTDLRRFGSVPHAGFGVGLERLVMYLTGIGNIRDTIPYPRTPGNLIF, encoded by the coding sequence ATGATACGCGATCAATACACGCTCATAGACGATCTTTTCAAGCAGCCGCCCGCTGACGGTGACGATGTTGCCCTACGCGGCTGGATTCGTACAAACAGAGATAACGGCCATATCGGCTTTATCGATTTAAACGACGGGTCGTGCTTCTTAGGCTGTCAAATCGTCTATGATATGGACGAAAACAATATATTGAAGGACGCTTCAAAGTTTCCAACAGGAGCCGCCATTCGTGTATCCGGCCGATTTGTCGCAACGCCGGGGGCCAAGCAGCCCTTTGAAGTCCGCGCGGCGGCTATAACGCTATTCGGCGGGTGTGACCCGGATTACCCGATGCAAAAAAAGCGGCATTCGCTTGAGTTCCTCCGGGAAATACCGCACTTAAGGCCGCGCACGAACACGTTTTCCGCCCTCTTTCGGGTGCGTTCTCTCGTCTTTGGCGCGGTCCACGCGTATCTGCAGTCACATGGCTTTCTCTATATCACGCCGCCCATCATCACCGGCAACGACGCCGAGGGCGCGGGTGAAATCTTTACCGTCACGACGCGCGCCGACAGCGACTATGAAAAGGATTTTTTTGGCCGCCATGCCTGCCTGACCGTATCCGGCCAGTTGCACATTGAGCCGTTTGCGCTCAGCTGTGACAAGGTCTATTCCTTCGGCCCAACCTTTCGGGCGGAAAATTCCAACACGACGACGCACGCCAGCGAATTTTGGATGGCCGAGCCGGAGATGGCGTTTGCCGACCTTGACGACGACATGGCCGTTATGGAAGACCTTATCCGATCCTGCGTGAAAACTGTCCTTCAAGGGGCAGGGGCGGAGCTGCGCTTCTTTAACGATTTTATTGACAAGGACAAATCACTTATAAGCCGCTTGCAGGCGGTGGCCGAAACGCCCTTTCAGGTCATCACCTATACTGAGGCGATTGATCGCCTGAAAAAGTCCGGTGAAAGCTTCCGCTACCCCGTCGAGTGGGGTACCGATCTTAAAACGGAGCATGAGCGCTATATCTGCGAAAAAGTTGCGCAAGGCCCCGTCTTTATCACCGATTATCCGAAGGACATCAAGGCCTTTTACATGCGTTTGAATGACGACGGGAAGACGGTTGCCGCCTGCGACCTCTTAGTACCCGGCGTCGGCGAGCTCATCGGCGGGTCCCAGCGCGAGGAGCGCCATGATGTGCTTTTGCGCCGCATGCAGGAGATGAACGTTCCCGCCGATGCGCTCTCCTGGTATACGGACTTGCGGCGCTTCGGCTCTGTCCCCCACGCCGGTTTCGGTGTCGGTCTGGAGCGGCTTGTGATGTATCTGACCGGCATCGGCAACATCCGCGATACGATTCCATACCCCCGTACGCCGGGAAATCTCATCTTTTAG